A single Flavobacterium sp. 1 DNA region contains:
- a CDS encoding RagB/SusD family nutrient uptake outer membrane protein, which translates to MILNKIKTTAICATLLVSVSCTSDFNEFNTDPTGFTAQSLEQDFNHVRVPFSTVFTGIFNTLHWKYQLQQNLNADIWSGYMATPTPFKGAAGDNSNYNYVDGWNGFIWDLPYVDVMANSLKIEQRTKGKYDQFYAISLILKVEGMHRVTDVFGPIVYSQFGTTATTIPYDSQEEVYTKMFSELDFAVTELTKRVNAGEASTFVSTDMSGYGGDYKQWIKYANSLRLRLAMRIVKIKPAIAKTEAEKAVSQAFGVMTTNADIAKVIIPNYIDPILTISSSWGDIRMSADMESIMNGYADPRLAKYFKESADFLGQYRGVRTGINMIAKSDRTGMSEIGSIVGSNEKVLMTTAEVFFLRAEGALRGWNMGGTAQALYEAGITASFAQHGASGAAAYIADNVKTAKDFVDVKDAANNGAAVNNVTIAWDGAVANEVKLQKIITQKWIANFPEGQEAWSEYRRTGYPKLFRALHNTSGGTITTAFGPRRVNFVQSEKDGNPGGVATGLAKLGGPDNGGTRLWWDTTGANF; encoded by the coding sequence ATGATACTAAATAAAATAAAAACAACTGCTATATGTGCAACATTGCTTGTGTCAGTAAGTTGTACAAGCGATTTCAATGAATTCAACACGGATCCAACAGGGTTTACAGCCCAAAGTCTTGAACAAGATTTTAATCATGTAAGAGTTCCTTTCAGTACAGTTTTTACAGGGATTTTTAATACTTTACATTGGAAATACCAATTGCAACAAAATCTAAATGCAGACATTTGGTCTGGTTATATGGCTACTCCAACCCCTTTTAAAGGAGCTGCAGGAGATAATTCAAATTACAACTATGTTGATGGCTGGAATGGTTTTATCTGGGATTTACCTTATGTTGATGTAATGGCGAATTCACTTAAAATAGAGCAAAGAACGAAAGGCAAATACGATCAGTTCTATGCAATTTCTTTGATTCTGAAAGTGGAAGGAATGCACAGGGTTACTGATGTGTTTGGTCCAATTGTATATTCTCAATTTGGTACTACAGCTACTACAATTCCTTATGATTCACAGGAAGAGGTTTACACCAAAATGTTTTCAGAACTTGATTTTGCTGTGACAGAATTGACTAAAAGAGTAAATGCAGGTGAAGCATCAACTTTTGTGAGTACAGACATGAGCGGATATGGCGGTGATTACAAACAATGGATTAAATATGCCAATTCATTGCGTTTGCGTTTAGCTATGAGAATTGTTAAAATTAAACCAGCTATAGCAAAAACAGAAGCTGAAAAAGCAGTTAGCCAAGCTTTTGGCGTGATGACTACAAATGCAGATATTGCAAAAGTGATCATTCCTAATTATATAGATCCTATCTTGACTATATCTTCTTCTTGGGGTGATATCAGAATGTCTGCTGATATGGAATCTATAATGAATGGATATGCAGATCCTAGACTTGCTAAATACTTTAAGGAATCAGCTGATTTCCTTGGGCAATACAGAGGAGTTCGCACTGGTATTAATATGATTGCTAAGTCAGATCGTACAGGGATGTCTGAAATTGGATCAATTGTTGGATCAAATGAAAAAGTATTAATGACAACTGCCGAAGTATTTTTCTTAAGGGCAGAGGGTGCATTGCGAGGTTGGAATATGGGCGGTACTGCTCAAGCTTTATATGAAGCGGGTATAACGGCTTCATTTGCACAACATGGTGCCTCTGGAGCAGCCGCTTACATCGCTGATAATGTGAAAACGGCTAAGGATTTTGTTGATGTTAAAGATGCTGCTAATAATGGAGCAGCTGTAAATAATGTGACTATTGCTTGGGATGGAGCAGTTGCAAATGAAGTGAAATTGCAAAAAATTATTACTCAAAAATGGATTGCTAATTTCCCAGAAGGTCAAGAGGCTTGGTCTGAATACAGAAGAACTGGCTACCCTAAATTGTTCAGAGCATTGCATAATACTAGCGGAGGAACTATCACAACTGCATTTGGCCCACGTAGAGTAAATTTCGTACAGTCTGAAAAAGACGGAAACCCCGGTGGTGTCGCAACAGGGCTTGCTAAGTTAGGAGGGCCTGATAATGGTGGAACTAGACTTTGGTGGGATACAACTGGAGCTAATTTTTAA
- a CDS encoding beta-N-acetylhexosaminidase: MKYILFFLFASFISTAQVTKEQLNIMPWPQNISLNEGYFALTKNFKVNITGSPNERIFVGATNFLRRLDGRTGLFFNQGFITSLNEVPDAQLQINCVRSGKIELYEDESYLLDVTPSKITINATTDVGALHGLETLLQLLQNTNNSFYFPASKISDFPRFTWRGLMIDVARHFMPVDVIKRNLDGMAAVKMNVFHWHLVDDQGWRIEMKKHPKLIQMASDGNYYTQEEIKNIVKYAAERGILVVPEIDVPGHGSAILTAYPEIGSKVEILNVGSGEKGQQLKQIQKYDLERNAGIFTPTLDPSNPKTYELLSSIFDEVCPLFPGKFFHIGGDENEGKDWDSNPKIQEFKKKHNLANNHELQTYFTMQLIPMLKKHNKTLMGWEEIMTKDMSKEAIIHSWKGSNEGLVAGKSLVEAAKGGYKTVLSNGYYIDLMYGVEDHYSMDPMPKNVTLTNEEKARILGGEAAMWTELATSATIDSRIWPRTAAIAERFWSNENVTDINSLRKRLKIISFRLEELGLTHIKSKEGLLRNISNNQKSDALVDLSNVCEPLKGYSRNSEGTEYKMYSPLTLFADVCSPDASDAIEFNQAVADFLNNKSLENQAVIVSYLNKWIKMDSDLNVLSTNAPLVQSLLPLSKSLNDIAKQLLLKIDKKENADAATLNNLLEKCNSKEHADVELAVYNSLKKLVQA; encoded by the coding sequence ATGAAATATATTCTGTTTTTTTTATTTGCATCTTTTATTTCTACAGCTCAAGTTACTAAAGAGCAATTAAATATTATGCCGTGGCCTCAAAATATTAGTCTTAACGAAGGTTATTTTGCTCTAACAAAGAATTTTAAAGTAAATATTACTGGATCTCCAAATGAAAGAATATTTGTTGGAGCAACTAATTTTTTGAGACGTTTGGATGGAAGAACAGGCCTGTTTTTTAACCAAGGATTCATAACTAGCTTAAATGAAGTTCCAGATGCTCAATTGCAGATTAATTGCGTGAGAAGCGGAAAAATTGAACTTTATGAGGATGAAAGCTATTTATTGGATGTAACTCCAAGCAAGATTACTATAAATGCAACTACAGATGTTGGGGCACTACATGGTTTGGAAACGTTGCTGCAGCTTTTACAGAACACTAATAATTCGTTTTATTTTCCAGCTTCAAAAATTTCAGATTTTCCAAGATTTACTTGGAGAGGATTAATGATTGACGTAGCAAGACATTTTATGCCTGTTGATGTGATTAAAAGAAATTTGGATGGAATGGCAGCTGTTAAAATGAATGTTTTTCACTGGCATTTGGTAGATGATCAAGGTTGGAGAATTGAAATGAAAAAACACCCAAAGCTGATCCAAATGGCATCTGATGGGAATTATTATACGCAGGAAGAAATTAAAAATATTGTAAAATATGCTGCTGAAAGAGGGATCTTAGTAGTTCCGGAAATTGATGTTCCTGGTCACGGATCGGCAATTTTGACAGCTTACCCGGAAATTGGAAGTAAAGTTGAAATTTTGAATGTAGGTTCTGGTGAAAAAGGACAGCAATTAAAACAAATACAAAAGTATGATTTAGAAAGAAATGCAGGCATTTTTACGCCTACGCTTGATCCTTCAAACCCAAAAACGTATGAACTTTTAAGTTCTATTTTTGATGAAGTTTGCCCGCTGTTTCCTGGGAAGTTCTTTCATATTGGCGGAGATGAAAATGAGGGTAAAGACTGGGACTCAAATCCTAAAATTCAAGAATTTAAAAAGAAACATAATTTAGCTAATAACCACGAACTGCAGACCTACTTTACCATGCAGTTAATTCCGATGCTTAAAAAACACAATAAAACATTAATGGGCTGGGAAGAAATTATGACCAAAGATATGTCCAAAGAAGCAATAATTCATTCTTGGAAAGGATCAAACGAAGGTCTTGTGGCAGGAAAATCTTTGGTTGAAGCTGCAAAAGGAGGATATAAAACCGTTTTGTCCAATGGATACTATATTGATTTGATGTATGGGGTTGAAGATCATTATTCAATGGATCCAATGCCAAAAAATGTAACGCTGACCAATGAAGAAAAAGCAAGAATTTTGGGTGGAGAAGCTGCCATGTGGACAGAATTAGCAACTTCTGCTACAATAGACAGCAGAATTTGGCCTAGAACAGCAGCTATTGCAGAGCGTTTTTGGTCCAATGAAAATGTAACTGATATTAATAGCTTGCGCAAAAGACTGAAAATTATTTCTTTTAGATTGGAAGAGCTGGGATTGACACATATAAAAAGCAAAGAAGGATTGTTGAGAAACATCAGTAATAATCAAAAAAGTGATGCTTTGGTTGATTTGTCAAATGTTTGTGAACCGCTAAAAGGATATTCAAGGAACAGTGAGGGAACTGAATATAAAATGTATTCTCCATTAACCTTATTTGCAGATGTGTGTTCTCCGGATGCTTCTGATGCAATAGAATTTAATCAAGCGGTTGCTGATTTTTTAAATAATAAATCACTTGAAAATCAAGCTGTAATTGTAAGTTATTTAAATAAATGGATTAAAATGGATTCTGACTTAAATGTTTTGAGTACCAATGCGCCACTTGTTCAGTCACTATTACCATTATCAAAAAGTTTAAATGATATAGCAAAACAGCTTCTGCTTAAGATTGATAAGAAAGAAAATGCAGATGCTGCTACATTAAATAATTTACTTGAAAAATGCAATTCGAAAGAACATGCCGATGTTGAATTGGCAGTATATAATAGCTTGAAAAAATTAGTTCAAGCATAA
- the nagB gene encoding glucosamine-6-phosphate deaminase — protein sequence MRTTSNLGKDISFKKAGQFEDTRFEKIHNVIFKNAADASIIVAQEIADLIRSKQEKNKKCVLGLATGSSPIKVYQELVRMHKEEGLSFDNVITFNLDEYYPMPKESNQSYHYFMHQHLFNHVDIRPENVNIPDGTVALEDLNQFCVDYEMNIKNAGGLDFQLLGIGRTGHVGFNEPGSHINSGTRIITLDHITKVDASGDFNGISNVPKKAITMGVSTILRSKRIVLMAWGQNKASIIKRTIQGDISSEVPATFLQNHNNTTFVLDEGAASELTRLETPWLVGECIWTEQLKSKAIVWLCQHTNQSILKLTDRDYNNNGMSDLLAAGSSSYDLNINMFNVLQHTITGWPGGKPNTDDSYRPERANPAKKRVILFSPHPDDDVISMGGTFAKLIKQGHDVHVVYQTSGNIAVTDDEALKFAEVCNDFVEGDKTGINFQSVIDSINSKPIGQSDTLEVRKLKGLIRRRESYAATRHIGLKDENTHFLDMPFYETGMVQKKPLGPDDIAVVKDIIEKIKPHQVFAAGDLADPHGTHEVCLNAIFVAMKALKSKPFMNDCWLWLYRGAWHEWDIHEIDMAVPLSPDEVQLKRQAILYHQSQKDRVMFQGNDSREFWVRAEDRNKNTAKLYDDLGLAEYEAIEAFKRFEY from the coding sequence ATGAGAACTACATCAAACTTAGGTAAAGACATAAGCTTCAAAAAAGCAGGTCAGTTTGAAGACACCCGTTTTGAAAAAATCCATAACGTAATTTTTAAAAATGCTGCAGATGCTTCAATAATCGTTGCTCAAGAGATTGCGGACTTAATTCGTTCCAAACAAGAAAAAAATAAAAAATGTGTATTAGGTTTGGCTACTGGATCTTCTCCTATAAAAGTATACCAAGAATTGGTTCGTATGCACAAAGAGGAAGGGTTGAGTTTTGACAATGTTATTACTTTTAATTTAGATGAATACTATCCAATGCCAAAGGAAAGTAATCAGAGTTATCATTATTTCATGCACCAGCATCTTTTTAATCATGTTGACATTAGACCCGAAAATGTTAATATTCCAGATGGCACAGTTGCATTAGAAGATTTAAATCAGTTTTGTGTTGATTATGAAATGAACATTAAAAACGCTGGAGGACTTGATTTTCAGTTATTAGGAATTGGTCGTACTGGTCACGTAGGTTTTAATGAGCCTGGATCACATATCAATTCGGGAACAAGGATTATTACATTGGATCACATTACCAAAGTAGATGCTTCGGGTGATTTTAACGGAATCAGCAATGTTCCTAAAAAAGCAATTACGATGGGAGTATCAACAATTCTTAGATCTAAAAGAATTGTGTTGATGGCTTGGGGACAAAACAAAGCTTCAATTATAAAAAGAACCATTCAAGGGGATATTAGCTCTGAGGTTCCGGCTACTTTTCTGCAAAATCATAATAATACCACTTTTGTTTTAGACGAAGGAGCAGCTTCGGAATTGACACGTTTAGAAACACCTTGGTTAGTAGGTGAATGTATTTGGACAGAACAATTAAAAAGCAAGGCAATTGTTTGGCTTTGCCAGCATACTAATCAATCGATTTTAAAATTGACTGACAGAGATTATAACAATAATGGAATGTCTGATTTATTGGCAGCTGGAAGTTCTTCTTATGATTTGAATATTAATATGTTCAATGTGCTGCAGCATACCATTACTGGATGGCCAGGAGGAAAACCAAATACAGATGATTCTTACCGCCCTGAAAGAGCTAACCCAGCGAAAAAGAGAGTAATTCTTTTTAGTCCGCATCCAGATGATGATGTAATTTCTATGGGAGGAACTTTTGCAAAATTAATCAAACAGGGTCATGATGTGCATGTTGTGTATCAAACTTCAGGAAACATTGCTGTTACAGATGATGAAGCATTAAAATTTGCAGAAGTATGTAATGATTTTGTTGAAGGGGATAAAACAGGAATTAATTTTCAATCGGTAATTGATTCTATTAATTCGAAACCAATCGGGCAAAGCGACACTTTAGAAGTCCGCAAATTGAAAGGTTTGATACGAAGACGCGAGTCTTATGCTGCCACAAGACACATTGGCTTAAAAGATGAAAACACGCACTTTTTGGACATGCCGTTTTATGAAACAGGAATGGTTCAAAAGAAACCTTTAGGTCCAGATGATATTGCTGTTGTAAAAGATATTATTGAGAAAATAAAACCGCATCAGGTTTTTGCTGCAGGAGATCTTGCTGATCCTCACGGTACGCATGAAGTGTGTTTGAATGCCATTTTTGTAGCCATGAAAGCATTAAAATCTAAACCATTTATGAACGATTGCTGGTTATGGCTGTACAGAGGCGCTTGGCACGAATGGGACATTCATGAAATTGACATGGCAGTTCCATTAAGTCCGGATGAAGTGCAGTTGAAAAGACAGGCTATCTTATACCATCAATCCCAAAAAGACAGAGTGATGTTTCAAGGCAATGATTCTAGAGAATTTTGGGTTAGAGCCGAGGACAGAAATAAAAATACAGCCAAATTATACGATGATTTAGGTTTGGCGGAATATGAAGCGATTGAAGCTTTTAAACGTTTTGAATACTAA